The genomic interval agatttcctcaaagcagaaatatgagaaagaaaggagcctacattgcttgggagaattctgaatctgaaagctcaagtgatgaagattttgatcaagtggaggaatcaaatttatgctacatgacaggtgtaacatgggacgattatgacagtgatgcagacatatcaaatgagcctgtagaagtcaaatatgatctgcttcaaGATGCTTTCAAAGAATTATATGCTGAGGCTATGCGAATGcagtacaaggtaaatcgactatgctctgagagaagagattttgaaaataaaaataaagaccttgttactgaaaatgaaagattagaaaaagaatttgaTAAAGCCTTGCTAACTGCTAAGAATATTGAAATCAAAACTGTGAAATATTtaaacgtctatatagacgtcagttgtgtacataactaacgtctatatagacgtccgatCCATACAGGTCATACGTCTCTAAGGTTGTTTCTGACTGATCGTGATTTgagtttacaactttaattttagttgaagagaatgtattgtatattttttgatTTGAAGGTTTTAAAAACgtagtggagggaattggagagtgcaaaacgcaagaaatcgccACCAAAGAACGCCGCCCAAGGGCACGAGAATAACTGCACCAAAACCGaatgaaaacgcattttaatcggttcaaatgaaagataatgcatcaaagagtgatgtaatcggagtaaaactaatttaaaacgaTGCAAacgtgagaaaacgaacctgaaaaacgtaacccgtagagagaaaacgccacgaagatgatgaacaatgagtgcgcgtaaccagcaattaatcggttcaaatcaAAGATAAAGCATCAAAGAGTGTTATAATCAGAGTAAAACGAATTTAAaatggtgcaaaagtgagaaaacgaacctgaaaagcGTAACTCGTAGAGAGAAAACGcgacgaagatgatgaacaatgagtgcatGTAACAACAGTCTCGCGATCACGGTGTTTTAATGTAGACATTTAGAAGTCGATTTCcctataacagacgtctaaagggctttagaagtcggttcctcCTAGACCAGACGTCTAAATttagtcaaaaagtgactttttaaatttttgggttgagggtttagacgtcggttcccccaataactgacgtctaaagtgttttagacgtcgggttggcgggatcagacgtctatatggaaccaaaaagtgactttttaagttttgggttcagggtttagacgtcgattcccccaataactgacgtctaaagtgttttagacgtcgggttggcgggatcagacgtctatatggagccaaaaagtgactttttaaattttttgggGTTCAGGGTTTAGACGTTGGTTCCTccaataactgacgtctaaagtgttttagacgtcgggttggcgggatcagacgtctatatggagccaaaaagtgactttttaaatttttgggtttagggtttagacgtcggttcctccaataactgacgtctaaagtgttttagacgtcggttcccccataACAGACatctaaatagaataaaaaattattttttattaactttttcgttTAGTTTTTGCGTCTACAATATTATAAACGTCGGGGCCCCGcgtaactgacgtctatattgacAACTTATTTATGAAAGTGCCACCGGTCATTAATTTACGTCATGCTCCcgcttaactgacgtctaaggggtgacgttaaaagctATTTTCCACTAGTGATTTGAGTTGTTTGATatgttttaattcaaatattggTCTGAAAAACTGTAtaacaaatctaaaaaaataatatagttaggTTAAGAGACtacattattcatttttaatatttaggatcaaaatatatattaaatatttggtgATAAATGAATTCCaactttaattttagaaaacaaaaacatatcctatatttttaaatatcaaatgaaaagaGATCATATGATAAAAATGATTCATTATCACATTTATTAGTAATGTGATTTGTGCACCCGAGTCTATCAACTTCTTTCTTGTTGAGTAGTAGGTTGGAAAGAGTTGTTCCTATGTGTGGTGGTATTGTTGGACAATCTGAGTAGtcttctcttttttgttttgttttgtttgtttttacatattttcttaAGTTACTTACAAGTCTAATGTCTAGTTTgaaccttaaaaaaaatttaatatgcttttttttttggaatatgAGCAAGATACACACCCCTTCCAACTTTTatcttgttattattattatcatacttttaccatttattactaacaattttattttattggacttTAGGCATATTCCATACTCCTCTCTATAATGATAGATATATCGGAGCTCAATGGTTTATTGAGCATTCATAAGAAAAGGAATTATCGAAGAGAGAGTGTTACTCTCTGCAtctctccattttcttcctccGTCTCcccaattttttctaaattacaattttactctttttactTTACCtttatctaatttatattttatttctgaaaaccCTAATCCTCCACCCACTCTTTCTCCCACCCCCCTCTTTCCCTTTCCACATCTGTTACCAAATTTTTCTCTCTCCACAAACTTGCATATCACATATTCCACTGGCACTGCCTTCCTACGAAATTATTGAATCCAGTTTTATCACTCCTTTATAAGCATAATGAAGTAAATTTCGGACAAATAAAAGCTTAAAATATAGGAGAAGCGAAATGTGATTATTAATGTTCAGAAGAAACGTAAAAGATTACTTTTTTATTGTGTCGAACTACCTCGTCATTGTTTTGGACGAAACTCATGAGTCTTTCGCCAGAATTTTGGTAAGCATACATGAAGCCACCCATCACTCCAATCAGACCTCCTATAACCATTGAAGACTCCTAATTCCAGGCTTAATCCCGGAGAGATAGTCGACGGTGATGGAAACGTCGGTGATTGTTACGAAtcataaataatcaagagtacTGAAGTTGCTGACAACTTTTTGCGATCAACGATAGGTACTCCGGTTTCGTCGATGCAGTGATGTTTGTGTTCATCTTTCCTCTTCGGATTCCCTCTCTATATCCAACGTACGACAAATCACAAAGACATTGCAACCTTAATAAAACTCAACATCCGTAATCTTCATCCTTCAACGGATAACGGATGTTGATATCCgtttaaaaatacaagaaaaactGACATCCgttttaatgtataatttcaaatagcgaaatgatatttcaacacccTTATTTGACACTACTTTGACACTGGACAGGTGTCGGTGTGTCATTgggtgtttttcttttaaaaaatatattctttttatttctgaaggaagggcaaagttggaatacaatttgatttattttcagtttcgtggtttctttttcatttctcgGTCCTTGGTCTCTACTTTTGATCAAACAGGGTGTTCGTTCGTCTCTCGCGCTCTCCTCTCGGTCTCTTCCAATCGACCATTGTGTGCCTTGAAAGCCCTCTTTTGTTCGACCATTGCTCTCTGGTGTTGTGTGCGTTGAAAGCCCTCTCCCTCCGCTGTGGTATCGCCAAGGGGTGGGTCTTTGTAGTCGTTTCGTGGTTTCGTTGACGTGTTGGGGTGGGTCTCGTCTCGGTGTGGTGTGGGTCTCGTCTCGCCAAGACCTTTTGCTGCAGTGGTGATTTTTTTCAACAGCCCTTTTGTGGCAACGTTTATTTTGGCAAGTGGTTTGTCgcttttctcttcttctgtgCTTCATTAACTTGTGTTTCATTCGCAAAGTGTAACGATGTTGTGGTCAATGTTGTTTTGGTGTAGGTCCAATGGCAACCCCAAAACCAAAAGTAAGTGTTACATTGGatgtaaaaattgtgttttttttggCATGGGTATGGGTGATGTTTTGGTTTAATGcgtttgttattttttgaaattatttgtaGTGGCGCCTCCGTGTATACATGAAATCGGCAACGGTGATTGAAATGAATAGTTTATTGAGAAACTGTCATATAGAGCGCATTAGGATGACACCGTTTCACTGGTGCATACAAATTCTGAAACCTGTGgaagtgaatttgaaattgttgaagtgTATGGTTAAAAGATGGGTTGGCAATGCTGTGAGTTTTAGGGTGAGTCAACAAGTAGTTCCTTTTACTACTTTAGATGTATATATGGCAACCGATTTAGGAATGGGTGGTCTAGATGTTCCTCTAGATGAGTGTGTAGTTGGATCCCTTGGTCAGATGTTTAATCCCAAGACCACAACCaaataagatttgattgatatgtTTCACTTGATTGTGAACGATGAAGAAGTACATGTTGACGTAGTTTGTAGGTTATACATTTTGGTATGTTTAGTAACTTTTTTGTTGCCTAAGAAATCTGAATATGTCGCAAACATGCCTTTTGGTCTTTTCGACGACTTAGATAGCTTGTGTTTGTATGACTGGGCGTCCTGCGTTCATAAGCACCTAGTTCAAAGCTTAAATAATTCAAAGAAGAAGTATATGTCAGGAAAAATAAAGCATCAACTCAGTCTTAGTGGGAACGTGGCTTCGTTGCAAGTAAGatgttttattgaatatttatttttttaagcatTTGACAATTTGACTAAGTGTTTGGTTTTGATGATTTAAGGCATGGGCGGTGGAAAGATTTTCTTTGCACCGGCACACAAGTCACAGGAGGTTCCCACGCATTTGGATTTGGCACCCGTTCAatgcaaagaagaaaacaatcaaAGAAATATTTAGGACCGGAGATGTAAGTATTTTGAAGTttgttataatttgttattGGATATATTTGAGTCATATTGATGTTTGTTGATGTTTGTTGATGTTTGTTGATGTTTGTTTATGTTACAGTTAAATCTTGAGTGGTATGTAAGTGATAAGGATGTTAATAATGTTGAACTGCGTATTGCGTTAGGTATCAATGACATTGGGTTGTCTAAAGGTGAAGAGTCGAAGGGAAATCCATCAATGATTCAGCAATGAGATGACGAAAGCACCGACACTTGCACGTGGCTACAAGATGCTGATGTGATTTTGAAGAAGACCAATTCTGAAATAGCGGCTTTGCATAGTCACATTTCAAGGCTAACGAAGGAGGTAATGGACCTTCGTGAATATCCAATGCGAAATGAAGAAGCTACATTCGGTGAACGTGGAGAAGGAGTTGGATTAGGTGATGAAGATGTCCATGTTGGAGATGATGACCACCCTTTAGGGGAAGATGTAGCAGCAGGTGGGGATGAAGAAGCAGCTGCTACACATAACGAAGCTGGAACCTCCGAGCATCGTCCTGATTTTATCGATGTCGTTGATGAAGAAGACGATGTTCCCGGAGGATTGGTACCCCAGGTGGTTGTCCCTCTGCGTAGTTATGCTGGTTATCCTAGTGTCTCCGATGTCGATGTTGACAGATTGTACCATGCAGTATGTAATTGGGACAATAAGAGAAAACATAggtaatttatatgattttcataattttgatgTGGTAGACAAATGTGTGTCAGTTAATAACATGTGATTTTTTTCAGAGTTGTGTGTGAGATCATGGGGGCGTTCTTGGACACACATTCTATGCGGACTTTAGCACCGCGTAAATATGTTGATAACTTGGTAAGTTTTATGTTACATTTGTTAATGGTtagttatgttgtttttttgttcattgAAGGTTGTGCCATGTTCTATTTTGTAGGTGGTGTTATTTGCTTCAACGATGTTGTTGCATAACCAGAGGAAGTTGATTGGTGTAGTCAAGAGGCTTATTTTCAATTCTATATATGCGGTAcatatcaatttatttcttaTGATTAGCTTTGTAGAAATATTGTGCATAGGCtgaatgcattagtaattgttcATAGGGCCATATTCTCGCTGACTTTGGAAGACGACGTCCTGAATATCGAAACGAGTACTCCCTTAGTAGTTACACGTCGTATATGAGGTCCGATATATTTGGTCTTGCAGACATTCCGAATGCTGACTTTGTGAGTTAGTTAGTTTATTGTGTAATTGTTATGTTTCGCAAATTTTGAGTCTTCAACCACTGACatgtgtttttgtttgcttATAGCTGTTTATGCCCTTTCTGCATGATCAACACTGGTGGTGCTATGCAGTAAAAATTAGCACATTGGAATTATATGTCATTGACTCAATGGGGAAGGGCGTaagaaataggaaaaaaattgaCGAATATGTGGTATGATCtgttatttatcattttctGGATCAATTTTGGTGATATGATTTAATGATGTGTTAATGTAGCTgttaatgattttttcttttagggtCAAAACATGGGCAAATTCTTTGAGATGTTGTACAATAGACCGGAGGGGAGTTTAGGTCCATTGTGCGTTAAACAAGGAAATATCCCATCCTAGCCGAACTTGTAAGTTGTATTAATAATCGTATTGAAATATTTGGCATTTTCAACATTGTTTGATGTAATGActgaaaaattgataaattgttCTATTAATTAAGGTATGATTGTGGAGTCATGATGTTAAAATCCATGGAACTTTGGGATGGAGAGAATAGATACAACGGCAAGAGCATGCCGGAGTACACTAATGTAAGTATGTAATATCATTGTTACCAATTTATGATGATATGGTCTGTTATATCtaaagttttgttgttttttttttccaggaGGAGTTGAGTCAAATAAGGAAGAATTATGTGAAATACTGGATCCTCGACAACGACAACTTGAGAATATTTGATGCCTTAGACGAATATGGGCTGTTGTAGGATATGTATTGATGGGTTGATGGATATGTATTGATGATTAGTTACTAAATTTGAACTGTATTTGGTCACACAGTGTTATAGGCATTCATCTTGTATTGTAATAAGTTTTTATTGTTACAGACAATGTTATACGTGTAACAATTATAATTCCAATTCCATTTGATTTATATCCACCCAATATTGCGTGCAGGTTGTTTCTATTTACCTTAAATGTATAGTAATGTCAATTGTTGATTGTATACTGTTGATTCTGAGCAACTTAAGTTAATAGTTTTGAAAACTGTGTTCATAGTGTTAGAGATGATGTTTGACCTCTTAATGGGTAAGAAATTTGGCATTGTTAGTAAAATTAGTAAGGTAAGTGGATAAGGAAGTTGGCTATGTTAGTAATATGAAAACATGacattgtaatcgtttacaagggtgtgtaaacgattacgcgagagAAATGGGCAATGTGTACAGAAACTTGAACACAGGGAACCATGATTTTATACAAAGGGCACCAGGATTGATTTGTGTTAGTTTTTGACATGAGGCAAGTGATTGTAATTGGATATTGACTGTGAGTAGTTAGTGGAGTGTTGTAAGGCAAGGTTTGGCACCCAGGTTGGAGGGAATTGTTCCAAGGTAGTCATTTGAGGAAGTTATTGTGCAAGAAATCAgatggtaatcgtttacatgcctgtgtaaacgattacgcgaatGAAATGGGCAATCTATACAGAAACATGAACACAGGGAACCGTGATTTTATACACAGAGCACCAGGACTGATTTGTGTTAGTTTTTGACATGAGGCAAGTGATTGTAATTAGATATTGATTGTGAGTAGTTAGTGGAGTGATGTAGGGCAAGGTTTTGCCCCAAGGTTGGAGGGAATTCTTCCGAGGTAGTCATTTGAGGAACTTCAGTGCAAGAAATCAgatggtaatcgtttacatgcatgtgtaaacgattacgcgaatGAAATGGGCAATCTATACAGAAACTTGAACACAGGGAACCATGATTTTACACACAGGGCACTATGACTGATTTGTGTTAGTTTTTGACATGAGTCAAGTCATTGTAATTGGATATTGATTGTGAGTAGTTAGTGGAGTGTTGTAGGGCAAGGTTTTCCCCCAAGGTTGGAGGGAATTGGTCCAAGATACTCATTTCAGGAAGTTATTGTGCATGAAATCAcatggtaatcgtttacatgcctgtgtaaacgattacgcgaatGAAATGGGCAATCTATATAGAAACTTGAACACAGGGAACCGTGATTTTATACACAGAGCACCAGGACTGATTTGTGTTAGTTTTTGACATAAGGCAAGTGATTGTAATTGGATATTGATTGTGAGTAGTTAGTGGAGTGATGTGGGGCAAGGTTTTGCCCCAAGGTTGGAGGGAATTCTTCCAAGGTAGTCATTTGAGGAACTTCAGTGCAAGAAATCAgatggtaatcgtttacatgcatgtgtaaacgattacgcgaatGAAATGGGCAATCTGTACAGAAACTTGAACACANNNNNNNNNNNNNNNNNNNNNNNNNNNNNNNNNNNNNNNNNNNNNNNNNNNNNNNNNNNNNNNNNNNNNNNNNNNNNNNNNNNNNNNNNNNNNNNNNNNNNNNNNNNNNNNNNNNNNNNNNNNNNNNNNNNNNNNNNNNNNNNNNNNNNNNNNNNNNNNNNNNNNNNNNNNNNNNNNNNNNNNNNNNNNNNNNNNNNNNNNNNNNNNNNNNNNNNNNNNNNNNNNNNNNNNNNNNNNNNNNNNNNNNNNNNNNNNNNNNNNNNNNNNNNNNNNNNNNNNNNNNNNNNNNNNNNNNNNNNNNNNNNNNNNNNNNNNNNNNNNNNNNNNNNNNNNNNNNNNNNNNNNNNNNNNNNNNNNNNNNNNNNNNNNNNNNNNNNNNNNNNNNNNNNNNNNNNNNNNNNNNNNNNNNNNNNNNNNNNNNNNNNNNNNNNNNNNNNNNNNNNNNNNNNNNNNNNNNNNNNNNNNNNNNNNNNNNNNNNNNNNNNNNNNNNNNNNNNNNNNNNNNNNNNNNNNNNNNNNNNNNNNNNNNNNNNNNNNNNNNNNNNNNNNNNNNNNNNNNNNNNNNNNNNNNNNNNNNNNNNNNNNNNNNNNNNNNNNNNNNNNNNNNNNNNNNNNNNNNNNNNNNNNNNNTACATGCatgtgtaaacgattacgcgaatGAAATGGGCAATCTGTACAGAAACTTGAACACAGGGAACCATGATTTTATACACAGGGCACCATGACTGATTTGTGTTAGTTTTTGACATGAGTCAAGTCATTGTAATTGGATATTGATTGTGAGTAGTTAGTGGAGTGTTGTAGGGCAAGTTGTGGCCCCAAGGTTGGAGGGANTTGGTCCAAGATAGTCATTTGAGGAAGTTATTGTGCAAGAAATCAgatggtaatcgtttacatgcctgtgtaaacgattacgtgGATGAAATGGGCAATCTGTACAGAAACTTGAACAAAGGGAACCATGATTTTATACACAGGGCACCATGACTGATTAATGTCACAGATACTAATCATTTAAGGATGAAAGCAATGTCCAACATTGGATTAGGATATCTTAATgcataatattacaaaataccGTTTCATTGATAAACATAAACGAAACTGAAACATCCAAAATATTGCGATTAAGTTGTTCAAGTAGTCATAATAGCATCTTACAGTTATCCATCGAAAGTAAAAAgttcacaagcataacaaaataCATAACAAAACATAGCATAATTTGACTAATTGGTGTTTGGTTCTGTGGACGTTGATGGTTGGTCAGTTGGAGGTTGTATGTAAGATGGTGGTGGAATGTCAGATGGTGGTGGAATGTCTGATGCTGGTGGAATGAATTTCTTTAGTATTTCATTGACATGCTTGTTGTCCACTGCCCAGCTTGGTAGACGAATAACAGGTTGTGGTGTTTGTTTCACTAGTTCAATGGTTGGTGGTTGTATGTCAGCCGGAAACACCTTTACGACATTGCGATGCACTATATTGAGGTACTGCTTTGCTCGAGTGACACTTAATGATGGTACCTGTATGAAATTACAAAGTGACTTTAATATTCATGAAAAAAGGCTGTAATAGGTTAGTTGATGTTATTCTCAGAATGCAATCTTACAAGATTGAGTATCATGACTGAGCCAACACCAATATGATTTCCAAATTCAGGATCTTGAAGAACTTTTTTGTGCAACGATGCCTGCATTGTGCCTGACGGATCCTGTGCACATATAACAGATCATTAGTTgccattaaaataaaatgtttatcttCGGAACATAATAATACCTTAACTGTTAGTTGCATGTCTCCAAAACCGTTAGGTTTGCATTCTTTCAATAGGCAAGCAACAACTGGAAGTACCCAGGACTTTTTTGCCTCTATAAGGGAGTTCAAGTTCTTCATTTTTCCATCAGTAACGAGTTTTGCATTTGTCAAAGGAACTTGATGAACATACAACATCTTAGAATTACAAAAACGTAATTATGGACGAACATGGTTTTGATGTTAGTCGTACCATGGTGTTGGATATACATTTCAGCCCATATCCACGCATTAGAATTGAAATCTCTCTCAAATGTAGCTTGAGCAACTTGACGAGCAAATTCTTGTGTGAATTTAGGTTCTTCACTACTTAATCTATTCAACATAGCAGCTTGAACATTGCCTGCTGGGCCAGGTATTAGTGTACCTGAAGAATCACATTTCTTGAAAAGGGATTCAAGGACATCATCATCATACACAAGGTCTTCCCACACATCCATCTTAGTCGTTGCTTGATCTGCAAGAAAATTGAAATCCACACAAGTATTAGAAGACATCAGTggagaaaacataaataatttattacataaatgTCCTTACAAATATGCTGaatttagttgattgatcatggTCATGAGGAAGTATATATAGAAGTCTTTTGAAagatttatcattttaatttatttaaattaatttatcttcttcagtcaatttaatattataatatgactttttttaatttattttccttaatgGGTGGATCATTTAATGACATAAACTTTTTTCAGTGAAGAGACCGGTGCTTTTTTTGCACTTATtggtgaaagagaaaaaatattttgcttGCTTGAATGTACATGCATTTAATGTGGGGTTTCAAAAAGTTACTTTTGCAATTAATGATAGTTATGAGAGAGAAAACCCATTGTATATTGGTAGTAATGGTGGGATACTTGTTCCATCCGTAACACTTCCATTGTCTTCCACGTAGCTCAATATTGGTGACTTTGACCTCATCTTCCTTCCACCTTCTTCATTAAAGACCTACCTTATCAGGAACTTTTCAAGAAGGGTTGACATAATTATTTGGTGCAGTTAGGTGAGGAAGGTTTTACCTTCATTGAAGGAACTCATAAATACCTCTTGTGTTGGTAAGAACATGCAACCATCATctttatttcattcatttagAAAGTAAACTCTTCTACTTTTGTCTCATTAGACTTTATTATTCCTTTTTACGTTTCCAATGTCGTCAAAGCATGTGTGTACAATTTCGTTCTTCaagtttttgattgaaaaatattatgttgTTTGAAATGGTTGATGTCTTTATTTGACCACATAAATCAGGGTGGGATTACTTTCCTTACATGGATGACAGTAGAAGAAGTGTAATATATACTACTGG from Vigna radiata var. radiata cultivar VC1973A chromosome 9, Vradiata_ver6, whole genome shotgun sequence carries:
- the LOC106774007 gene encoding uncharacterized protein LOC106774007, with the protein product MDVWEDLVYDDDVLESLFKKCDSSGTLIPGPAGNVQAAMLNRLSSEEPKFTQEFARQVAQATFERDFNSNAWIWAEMYIQHHVPLTNAKLVTDGKMKNLNSLIEAKKSWVLPVVACLLKECKPNGFGDMQLTVKDPSGTMQASLHKKVLQDPEFGNHIGVGSVMILNLVPSLSVTRAKQYLNIVHRNVVKVFPADIQPPTIELVKQTPQPVIRLPSWAVDNKHVNEILKKFIPPASDIPPPSDIPPPSYIQPPTDQPSTSTEPNTN